AAAGAAAATATGGCCAGGAGCAAAAGTATAAAAGCACAAATTCCTGAAATGAATCCGCCTAAATTACCTGCTTCCTCTGATAATACCCAATAAGGATGCGTGATAGGATCGTGTAGATTAATAATAATATTTTTCATTTTTGATTTCTTCTTATTTGTTGATCCCAGCAATCGTGTCCTAGCGGTTCACGACCAAGCTCCTCCCGATGCAGACGCCAATGAGGCATAAAATTGTCCATGTGTGCTTTAAATCGTGCATTGTGATGTTTTTCCAGTAAATGCACTAATTCATGAACCACAATATATTCTAAGCATTGAATAGGCTTTTTAATGAGTTCAAGATTGATCCAGATCCGGCGCTCACTAGTGTTACAAGAACCCCATTTTGTCTTCATTTTTTTTACGCCCCATTCTTGCACTTCAACGTTTAGAAGAGGCTGCCATTTTTCCAGCATTGGAGGGATAAAACTCTTGATTTCTTTTCTGTACCATTGCTGCAAGGCTAATTCGCGTTCTTCGGTATTACTTTGAGGTGGCATGTGGAGCTTAATTACAGATTTGTTGCATATCACTTTGACTGGCCCTGTACCCTCAATGACATCTAAGCGGTAGCGTTGCCCCAGATAGTAATGACTTTCTCCGCTAACCATCTCTCGCGGTGATTGTCGTGGCTGGTTAGTAAATTTCGCCTGTTGCTGCTTGATCCACCCCATCTTCCCAATCACGGCATATCGGACCGCCTCATCATTTACCGCTAAAGGAGCCGCTACACGCACTTTTCCATCAGGAGGGTAAACCCCAAGATGCAAATTCTTGATCTCTTTGCGCACAATGTCGACGGTAATACCATTCACATCAATCTGGTGCATCTTTAATATTCCGGTTGATTTTGAACGATATCAAGAATTTTAGATGTTAATGCATCATGAGGATCTGTCGATTCACCCATATAAGTGCCAGGTTCTTCGCGCACCATAAAGCCTTGCCGTTTAGTCAGAGCACCCTTGATAGCATTCTGGACTTTGATTCTCTTGATGCGGTTATTGCGCCAATCGTCTTGTCGGTTTTTGATTACGGCTTCATGAACAGCCAGGGCTATTTCTTCACTTTCATCCAAGTTGTCGTAAAGAGCTCGTTGGCCAGCCGTATTTACTGAGGATGGATAGTTTGCATTGTTTGCAGGGTTCTGTACCTGCTTGGTTAATTCAATGACCTTAGCCAAATAGGTTTCGTAATCGATTGCTTGCTGCCTCCGCTGTTCTATAAGTGCGCTTAGCAGCTCTGACATTTTTTCATAATATTTAGGATTGATCGGGTGTTCGTCGATGATCAATTTTCTAACATTGTTCTCAATCGTTTCGGCAACAGCCTCTTTCTTCTGCATACCTTTAGGGAGGGATTGGACAGCGTCGGGACCACGCTCAACAATGAGTTGAATCAAGGATAGATCATCGAAAGCCGAGATTTTTTCGCTCTCTTCTGCGCGAATGTAAGTGTCGATGAGATGTCGCATAGCAGGTTCAAACATCTTGAGATCGATATAATCGCTGCTTG
The Estrella lausannensis DNA segment above includes these coding regions:
- a CDS encoding M48 family metallopeptidase, whose amino-acid sequence is MHQIDVNGITVDIVRKEIKNLHLGVYPPDGKVRVAAPLAVNDEAVRYAVIGKMGWIKQQQAKFTNQPRQSPREMVSGESHYYLGQRYRLDVIEGTGPVKVICNKSVIKLHMPPQSNTEERELALQQWYRKEIKSFIPPMLEKWQPLLNVEVQEWGVKKMKTKWGSCNTSERRIWINLELIKKPIQCLEYIVVHELVHLLEKHHNARFKAHMDNFMPHWRLHREELGREPLGHDCWDQQIRRNQK